From one Synechocystis sp. PCC 6803 substr. PCC-P genomic stretch:
- the secE gene encoding preprotein translocase subunit SecE, with product MVKKEAVRTDSTEDNSVDNVQARSNFIAATKDELAKVVWPSRQQLISESVAVILMVILVSTVIYFVDQIFGWITKQPFLFG from the coding sequence GTGGTTAAGAAGGAAGCGGTCAGAACCGACAGTACCGAAGACAATTCCGTGGACAATGTCCAGGCCCGGAGCAACTTCATTGCAGCCACCAAAGATGAGTTGGCAAAAGTGGTTTGGCCCTCCCGTCAACAGCTAATCAGCGAATCCGTAGCCGTGATTTTGATGGTTATCTTGGTTTCGACGGTTATCTACTTCGTTGATCAAATCTTTGGCTGGATTACCAAACAACCTTTCCTTTTCGGTTAA
- a CDS encoding late competence development ComFB family protein produces MKFNTECLPDVINKIESDRERIRLKKIIYGLTNKVWENDPKVVGSCSTYTLLVNLVKVQPEIKRLVSDMYNLIESLNRKEAYVPIAKNLLDIIAPIYGITSDSISQSLLENLLDEKEEEQKRQRKTCLNLLEVVVKDEIYNELQKLPVNVAKFVSIAEVASYTLNRLPPMYVASEEGKAFQMQRVEQMRGEIRTAVLRGIGAIMRDPLKKSTPLNIDEIDSFSTAHSILIELEEFARNIGVAQDKVSLDELSSKIRRGVRDYHAALLDLEQVLDVYGIAYEKITAKNLASVVRKILRQIEKNQRDGRHTTHTDNDATYLQRRRQESLDAQQTSIIEFTDNDQDNGDETFADSIRDWYSF; encoded by the coding sequence ATGAAATTTAACACGGAATGCTTACCCGATGTTATCAACAAAATTGAGAGTGACCGCGAAAGAATTAGACTAAAGAAAATTATTTACGGTCTGACCAACAAAGTTTGGGAAAACGATCCGAAGGTTGTGGGCAGTTGCTCCACTTACACACTACTAGTGAACTTAGTTAAAGTCCAACCAGAGATCAAACGTTTGGTGTCGGACATGTATAACCTGATTGAAAGCCTGAATCGAAAGGAAGCCTATGTGCCGATCGCCAAAAACTTGCTAGATATTATCGCTCCCATTTATGGCATTACCTCCGATAGCATCAGCCAATCATTGTTAGAAAACCTATTAGACGAAAAAGAAGAAGAACAAAAACGTCAGCGGAAAACCTGTCTTAACTTACTGGAAGTAGTAGTCAAGGATGAAATTTATAACGAACTGCAAAAACTACCCGTCAACGTCGCCAAATTTGTCAGCATTGCCGAGGTGGCTAGCTATACACTAAATCGCTTGCCCCCCATGTATGTGGCCAGTGAAGAAGGAAAAGCATTTCAGATGCAACGAGTTGAACAGATGCGAGGGGAGATTCGCACCGCTGTGCTAAGGGGAATTGGCGCAATTATGCGGGACCCTCTAAAAAAATCCACCCCTCTAAATATCGATGAAATAGACTCCTTTAGTACAGCCCATTCCATTCTGATAGAACTAGAAGAATTTGCCCGTAACATTGGCGTTGCCCAAGACAAAGTTAGCCTAGATGAACTTTCTAGCAAAATTCGGCGGGGGGTGAGGGACTACCATGCCGCTTTATTAGACCTAGAACAAGTGCTCGACGTTTATGGCATTGCCTATGAAAAAATAACCGCTAAAAACTTAGCCTCTGTAGTGCGCAAAATTTTGCGACAAATCGAAAAAAATCAACGGGATGGGCGGCATACAACTCACACAGATAATGATGCAACCTACTTACAAAGACGTCGGCAGGAGTCCCTAGATGCCCAACAAACTTCTATTATAGAATTTACCGACAATGATCAAGATAATGGTGATGAAACCTTTGCTGATTCCATTCGTGACTGGTACAGTTTTTAG
- the rplS gene encoding 50S ribosomal protein L19: MTMNAQAIINSIEAEFLKEDLPTIHVGDTIKVGVKIVEGGKERIQPYEGTVIAKRNGGISETITVRKIFQGVGVERVFLLHSPRVASIKVLRRGKVRRAKLYYLRDRVGKATRIKQRFDRAL; this comes from the coding sequence ATGACCATGAACGCCCAAGCCATAATCAATTCCATTGAGGCAGAGTTTCTCAAAGAAGACCTGCCCACCATCCATGTCGGTGACACCATCAAGGTTGGGGTCAAGATTGTCGAAGGTGGGAAAGAACGGATCCAACCCTACGAAGGCACCGTCATTGCCAAACGCAACGGCGGCATCAGCGAAACCATTACCGTACGGAAAATTTTCCAAGGTGTTGGTGTGGAAAGGGTTTTCCTGCTCCATTCTCCCCGGGTTGCCAGCATCAAAGTGTTGCGCCGCGGTAAGGTTCGTCGGGCCAAACTTTACTATCTCCGGGATCGGGTTGGTAAAGCTACCCGCATCAAGCAGCGGTTTGACCGGGCTCTGTAG
- a CDS encoding Tic20 family protein: MASNSTADGKDRFFSALIYVIPLIDAFMFGGFLLQQFPVLQIIYLPIMPLLQFYYQFPFASFIIFIVLFMAVVRNNNISHFIRFNAMQAILIGILLSLFGLIVAYVIQPVFGQGLVTETLYNFAFLGALACGFFGIVQSVLGRYAEIPTISDAAYSQVRF, translated from the coding sequence ATGGCATCTAACAGTACGGCAGACGGGAAAGATCGTTTTTTCAGTGCTTTGATTTATGTGATTCCCCTCATTGATGCATTCATGTTTGGGGGATTTTTATTACAACAATTTCCTGTTTTACAGATAATTTACTTGCCCATTATGCCCCTGTTGCAATTCTATTATCAGTTTCCCTTTGCCTCTTTTATCATCTTTATTGTGCTGTTTATGGCAGTGGTGAGAAACAACAATATCTCCCACTTTATCCGCTTCAATGCTATGCAAGCCATCCTAATTGGCATTCTCCTATCCTTGTTTGGCTTAATCGTTGCCTACGTGATCCAGCCAGTGTTTGGCCAGGGACTAGTTACCGAAACCCTCTACAATTTTGCTTTCCTTGGGGCCTTAGCCTGTGGATTTTTCGGCATTGTTCAATCAGTGCTGGGACGCTACGCAGAAATTCCCACCATTTCCGACGCGGCCTATTCCCAAGTGCGCTTTTAA
- a CDS encoding alpha/beta fold hydrolase, translated as MTGDILTTQSQDRQGIKRWDERIGCQREWSWRGWQIRYSFRHPIEPTGLPPLLLIHGFGAAIEHWRYNMSFFAQHTSVYAIDLLGFGGSRKADERYSAYSWADQVRDFCREIIGCPTVLVGNSIGSLVALTMAAESPTLVAGLIMASLPDVSLRQQAAPRFLRPWIEKVESAFSPPWLLNGLFKFVRRPPIIKRWAGLAYGLRQEQLDLDQFEEELVQIICSPPQDLGAEVAFRQLFSSVRQSHFAPSVKELLPTLDLPILLLWGDGDRFIPCRYGQQFALLNKKIEFQLWPGVGHCLHDECPNKFNQTCLTWLRRNFDKSFELSEPVVTA; from the coding sequence TTGACCGGTGATATTCTGACCACCCAATCCCAGGATAGGCAAGGAATAAAACGATGGGATGAACGCATTGGTTGTCAGCGGGAATGGAGTTGGCGGGGTTGGCAAATTCGGTATAGTTTTCGTCACCCTATTGAGCCCACTGGTTTACCTCCCCTGTTGCTTATCCATGGTTTTGGGGCGGCGATCGAGCATTGGCGTTACAACATGTCGTTTTTTGCTCAACACACCAGCGTTTACGCCATTGATTTGCTTGGTTTTGGTGGTTCCCGCAAAGCTGACGAACGTTACAGTGCTTACTCCTGGGCAGACCAGGTGCGGGATTTCTGTCGGGAAATAATTGGCTGTCCCACCGTGTTAGTGGGAAATTCCATTGGTTCCCTGGTGGCGTTAACTATGGCAGCAGAAAGTCCAACCCTAGTGGCCGGATTAATTATGGCAAGTTTGCCGGACGTTTCTCTTCGTCAGCAGGCCGCCCCTCGTTTTTTAAGACCTTGGATTGAAAAGGTGGAAAGCGCTTTTTCCCCTCCTTGGTTACTCAATGGCCTATTCAAGTTTGTTCGTCGTCCCCCGATTATCAAGCGTTGGGCCGGTTTGGCCTATGGTTTGCGGCAGGAACAGCTTGATCTAGACCAGTTTGAAGAGGAATTGGTGCAAATTATTTGTTCTCCTCCCCAGGATTTGGGGGCAGAGGTTGCCTTTCGGCAATTGTTTAGCTCTGTGCGTCAGTCCCACTTTGCGCCGTCGGTGAAGGAGTTATTGCCTACCCTGGATTTACCCATATTGTTGCTTTGGGGAGATGGCGATCGGTTTATCCCCTGTCGATATGGCCAGCAATTTGCCCTGTTGAACAAAAAAATTGAATTTCAACTTTGGCCTGGAGTCGGCCACTGTTTACATGACGAGTGCCCAAATAAGTTTAATCAAACTTGCTTAACTTGGCTAAGGCGGAATTTTGATAAATCCTTTGAACTAAGCGAGCCGGTGGTGACGGCTTGA